The Aerococcus loyolae genome contains the following window.
ACAATCCCCTTGAACTCATGCAGAGCGGTCAGGCAGGAGAAAAAGAGCCTAAGGGTAATGTCTTTGTAGCTATCCTCGGTCTGGCTTTGGTGGGGATCGGCTATTATATTTCCCTAACCACCACCAATATTATGCAGGTCATTTATCAATTGCTCCTAGCTATCGTCTTAGTGGTCTTGGGAACTTATTGCCTCTATCATTCCCTATCGATTATTGTTTTAAAGGGACAGATGAAACGCAAGTCCTATTATTATCAACCTAAACATTTTCTCAGCCTTTCCGGGATGCTTTACCGGATGAAGGCCAATGCTTGGAGTTTGGCCTCCATTGCCGTTCTTTCGACCGGGGTTATGTTGGTCTTAGGTTTAACCGTTTCAACCCAGCGCGGGATTGAGAGCTTGATCGATCGTTACCAAGCCAGAGACTATAAAATTGAATTGCGGGGGTCAGTGGTTGAGGAATCCTTAGATCAACAACTCCAACGTTTAGAGACAGCAGTTGATGAATTTAGTCACTTAGCCCCTTTGGAAGAGGTTAACTACCAGTTGAGCTTTGGCCAGTTAGCTCTTAGCCAAGTGAAGGAAAACAGCTTATTCTTACAAGCCTTTACCTCAAATAACCAAGTCACCGAGGGCCTTGTTTTCTTTGGTGAAAGTTTGGATGGCTATAACCAAAATTATAGTAGTCAGGAAAGTTTGGCCTCTGACCAGGTCTTAATGGCCACTAGCCAAGACCAATTGGACAAGGTAGACCAAATTAAATTGGGGGATAAGACTTACCAAGTCAAGCATATGCCTAAGGACCGTTTGCCTGTAGTTGCGGGACTAGATGCTTTAATGGTCGTTTTCCCTAGCCAAGAGGACTTAACTCAAGCCTACCAAGCGACCAACACGAGCCAAGAGATTGGGTATATGAAGAGTCCTATAAGTTATAACGTAACTTTTGACGCTAAGGGCAATAAGGAAGACATTGACAAGCACCTAGATGATTATGAAGGAAAAGGGATTGAGATCACTTCTAAAACCGTCTTTCGAAAATTATTTTATCAGCTAAATGGCGGTTTTATTAGTATCGGAGCGATTGTTTCCTTAGTTCTATTGATTGGCTGTTTCTTAATGCTCTACTATAAGCAACTCTCTGAAGGCCAGGAAGATAGGAAAAACTACCGGATTATGCGCCAGGTAGGTTTACCCAAGTCGTTGATCAAGTCAACCATTCGCCAGCAGATTTTCTGGGTCTTTGTTCTACCGCTTTTGACTGCTGTGGTTCATATTGCTTTTGCCTATCCGATTTTACGCCAGGGCTTAGGTCTGATCGCTATCAAGGACCGGACCCTCATTTTAAGCAGCTTCTTTGCGGTCATTGTCTGCTTCAGCCTGGTTTATTATCTCATGTACATCTTGACTTCTAAGGCTTATTACCGCATGGTCACTGCTGACCAGTAATTGAGTTGGCCATTTTAGACTGTTAAAGTGATGCCAAAGGAGGTGACAGTTATGACTGATGAATATCGAAAGGAAGAGAAGGGTTGGGGACAGCGCTTCTTGGATATTTTGAAGTGGTTGGCCTTGAGGGTTTGGGGAACCCTGCCTTTTGGATTAATGTTTGTGGTTAACAGCCGTTCCCACATGTTCTCTTGGCCCGTAGTGGCTGAGTTGACCTTATTAGTTCTGATTTTTGCCTATCTGACCTATCGCTTTCTTTATAAGTTTTATTACAAGCGTGCCCAAGGCAAAGATAACTTTGACCGCGTGGGGTGGAAAGATATTGGCATTAGCTTTCTCTATTATCTTGGTTTTCGCGTGATGGTGGTAGGCCTGACTATGGCTAACCAGGCCCTCTATGGCAGTGAGCTATCGGCCAATGACCAGCTACTATTTTCGGGGGATCCCAACCTAGTGTCGCCGATATCCAATATTGCCTTTTTCCTAATGATGGGCTTTGTGGTGCCTTTCCTAGAAGAATTAGTCTTCCGTGGCATCTTCCAGAACCTTTTCTTCAAGGCTGAGAGTTTCTGGTGGCCCCTAGTCTTGAGTTCGCTGATTTTTGGTCTCAACCACATGTCCAATAACATCATTGAGTCGCTCATGTATATTCTCCTGGGTGTCGCTCTCTATCTAGCTTACCGGCGGCGCAAGAACATTAAGGACGCCATCTTACTCCATATGATGAACAACGGAATCGCGGCGATTATGCTTTTAGGATCCTATCTTTACCAAGTTTTCGGCTAATGTACTACTCTCAGTCTCCATAGGCTGGGAGTTTTTTTACTGAATGCGCTTGACTAGTTCTTCAGGGCAGTCTTCCTTTCAAATGATTGAAAAGACTGTCTTTTTACTGTGTAAAAATATTTGCAGGTAAGATTTTTCATCTAGCGGAATGGTTTTTACTTGAAAATGAAAGCGCTTTATATTAAATTATATGGGAAGGCTATTTTACTTATTCAAAAGGAGGAAAAATCATATGGCAGATTATGTTGCAGGTACTGAAGTTAAGGACTTAAAAATCGTTAACTTATATGATGTAGAAGATGAGGCTAGAGAAATTATCCCTGAAGCAGGATATGGTTATATTCGTTCCGGTGCAGGGGATGAATTTACTTTAAGAAGAAATGTAACCTGCTTTAATAGTAAGGGAATCTTACCTCGGGTGATTGGTGATGTTGAACATCCAGATACATCAACCACTTTCTTAGGAAAAGATTACTCAGCACCATTCTTCTATGCACCAATTGCTGCTTTAGGCATTGCTCATGAAGAAAAAGAAATTGGTATGGCTAAAGCCTTTAACGAATTCGGCACCGCCTTTTCAATTTCCTCTTATGCAGGATCAAGCTGGGATGAAATGGCTCCTTCCTACGAAGGCTATGAAGACCGTCCACGTTACTTCCAGTTATATATGAGTAAGAACCACGGCTTTAACGAAGCCATGTTAAATGAAGCCAAAGACTTCGGTTGCCAAGCCATTATTTTAACTGCGGACTCTACCGTTGAAGGGAACCGTGAATTAAATAAACGGAATCATTTTACTTATCCATTTGGTATGCCAATCGTTGAACGCTATTTAGCGGGTTCTGGCGAAGGGATGGCGCTAAAAGATGTCTATGCTTCCTCTAAACAAAAGATTTCACCAAAAGATATTGAATACATTAAATCCATTTGTGACTTACCAGTGATGCTCAAAGGGGTACAAACACCTGAAGATGCCTTGAAGGGTATTGGTGCTGGTGCGGATGTTATTTACGTATCTAACCATGGGGGACGTCAATTAGACGGGGCTCCTGGATCCTTTGAAACCCTTGAAGCCATTGCTCAAGCAGTCCAAGGCGAAGTGCCAATTGTCTTTGACTCTGGCATCCGTCGTGGTGAACATGTCTTTAAAGCGCTGGCAGCAGGTGCAGATGTCGTAGGTATTGGACGTCCAGCCCTATACGGCCTCGCTCTAGGTGGACATAAGGGTGTGCTTTCAGTATTGAACTACTTGAAAGACGACTTAACCCGGATTATGCAATTAACCGGTTGTCAAACCATTGAAGACATTAAGAATGCACGTCTAACCGACCTACCTGCATATAATGAAGCGGAATTAAGACACCACGGTTACTAAAATCAAATAAATAACTAAGAAGAGACGCTAACGGACGTCACCAAGCTGTTTTTACAGAGCTTTTGGGGCCGTTAGGGTCTTTTTTTGCTTTGAGTTTATTTTCACAAATTGAGAAAACTTTACTAGTGACGACGGCAAAGTTCATGCTAAAAGCATGTGAAAGCCAATAAAAACTGGGATTTTTTTGTAATTATTTGTCATTTTAATTACCAATCTTTAGTTTAGTAAGGTATAATGGGGTTCGTACAAGTCGTTATAGATTTTAGGAGGTATATTTAATGGCTTTTTTAGTAAATGGTAATGAAATTTTGAAGGACGCACGTCGCAATCACTATGCGGTTGGAGCCTACAATACAAATAATCTCGAATGGACCCGTGCCTTAGTGAGCGGTGCTAAAGAAACCAGAACCCCATTATTGATCCAAGTATCTACTGGTGCTGCTAAATATATGGGTGGTTACAAATTAGTTCGTGACTTAGTGCTTAACGTGATGGATAGCATGGATATTGACGTTCCAGTTATCTTGAACTTAGACCATGGTGATTTCGAATCAGCCAAAGAATGTATCGAATTAGGTTACTCTTCTGTTATGTTCGATGGTCATAAATTACCAGTTGAAGAAAACCTTGCTAAAACTAAAGAAATCGTTCGTTTAGCTCATGAACGTGGTATCGCAGTTGAAGCTGAAATCGGTAAGATTGGTGAAAACCAAGGTGGCGGTGAATTAGCTTCTGTTGAAGATGCGATTCGTTTTGCTGAAGCTGGCGTTGACCGTCTTGCTTGTGGGATTGGTAACATCCACGGTGTTTACCCAGAAGGTTGGGAAGGCTTAAACTTCGACCGCTTGAAAGAAATTTCTGAAGCTGTTGACGTTCCACTTGTTCTACACGGTGGTTCCGGTATTCCTCAAGACCAAGTGAAGAAAGCTATTTCTTTAGGTATTGCTAAGATTAACATCAATACTGAATTCCAATTAGCCTTCCAAAAAGCTACTCGTGAATACATCGAAGCAGGTCATGACCAAGACCGTTCAAACAAAGGGTTTGACCCACGTAAATTGTTAAGACCTGGTACTGACGCAATTACTGAATCCATGAAAGAAATGATTTCTTGGATGGGTACTCGTCCAATTGACGACAGAGACTCTAAATTTGTCTTCGATGAAGCTTCCTTAAACGAAGAATAATCAAGTCTATATACATAAAAAGAAAGGATTGTGACTTAGTCGCAGTCCTTTTTCTATAAGCAAAATATTTTTAATTGAACTTCTTGCTTGCTATACTCTGGTTATTGTTAATATAAAAAGCCAAAAATTGGAGGATTTAATTTATGACACAATTTAAAGATCTTGCTGCTAAGCGTCGTTCGATTTATCATATTGGAAAGAATACCGATCATAGTTCCCAAGAAATCGTTGATGCTTTAAAAGCAGTCTTAAAAGATGTGCCAACTGCCTTTAACAGCCAAACTTCACGTGTTGTTATTGCTTTTGGGGACAAGCACCAAGCCTTATGGGATGAAATCTACCAAGTTCAAGAAGGTGTTTTAGAAGGTGACATGTGGGAACAAATGTCTGGTGTGATTCAAGGCGCAAAAGAAGGGCTAGGAACCATTCTTTTCTTTGAAGACTTAAATGAAGTCGAAAATATGCCAGCTAACCCAGAACGTTCGATTGCTTACAAGGAGAATAATAGTGCTAACCACCAATATGCTGCTTGGTTAACCTTAGCTGAATTAGACTTAGGAGCGACCTTACAACACTTTAATATTGGTTATGAACAAGGTTTCGATAAGTCTATCCGTCAAATGTTTGACTTACCAGACTCATACGCCATGTTAGCGCAAATGCCATTTGGTTCTGTTGAAACTCCAGCAGGCGACAAAGACTATATCGACCAAGATGAAAAAGTTCGTGTTTACGAATAAAATGTTGACTTAATTAAAAGGTAAAGCAACCGGGAGAGAGAAATTTCTGCTGGTTGTTTTTATTAGCCTTTACTTAATTCTTGGGCGGCGCTGATCCAATTTTTCCATTCTAGGGCCAGGTGGAGGCAATGGTCGTTGACGATATAGCTGGGACAAGCAGCGGGAAATTCGACCAGGGTTCTGGCTTCCATGCCGGTCTCGGTATTTCTAAATTGATGATGGATGCCACCTACTTGACTTCCATTGGCCAAGTAAGCCAGTCCGACCATTTGTAAGGGATAAGCAGGATCCGCTTGACTGACCAGTCCCTGGTCACTTGAAAAATCAATAAAAAACTGTATAGGCAAGGGACTGGCTCCGGCGGTTTCTATTACTTCAAATAGCTGTCCTCTAGGTTCGAGGACATAGTGCTCGGGATTGGCTTCCAGGTTAATTTGGCGAATTTCAGGACTATCTTTGGTGACGAAATCTTTGGCCAGGGGAGCAAATTCTTCAATGCTCAATCCTCTAACTTCAAGGGTACAAGCGGCATACTTTACCCGCCCCAAAGAAAGCCGACTAATATAGCGCATAACAAGAGCCATAAGCTTTAACTTCCAGCCCAAGAGGTGGACGATTTCTTCATAGGTCATTGCTTGTTTCAATTGATTGAGTTTATTTCTCAAGGTCGCTAAATTGTCTGCAGGCTTAGGCCGGTGACCAAGATTTTTAAGCGCCTGGCGGGTGTGCCGGTATTCCCACTGATCGAGTTTTTCTTGACTGACTATTTGGCCGGCTATGGTTATTTTCGTGATGTTTACCTCTAGTTGATTCTTAGTAATAATGAATTATGGCTTATTTTTGTTGCTAAGTCTACAATTTATTGATAAAGTATGCTATACTAATCATATTGATCCAATTTGATCTCGGGATGTAGCACAGTTCGGTAGCGCACTAGCATGGGGTGCTAGGGGTCGCAGGTTCAAATCCTGTCATCCCGATTGTATATTTTCTTTCTGATTGAAGGAAAGTTAACGCATAAAATCGCTTGAGGAGACCATAGTCTGCTTAGGCGATTTTTTCATTTATGTGGTTAATTTTATGATCATTTATAGCGATCACAACTAATAGAATAAATATAGTTATATGGAGAAGTCCTATCATATCAAGCTTTTCGCTGATAGGATAAGCAAAACAAGATGGTTTTCAAAAAGAAGTCATGCTAGAATAGATTGAGTTTGATAGAGGGGGAGAATGACTATGACTAATAAAATTTTGACCACACATGTAGGTTCCTTACCACGGACAGAGGCCTTGTTGGAGGCTAATAAGCGCCGTACTGCAGGAACGATTGCTGAAGACGAATTTAACCAAATTATTGCTGAGTCGGTTGACCAAGTTGTGAAAAAGCAAAAAGAAATTGGGATTGACCAAGTGAATGATGGGGAATACGGTCACGTGACTTCAGGTGCGGTCGACTATGGTGCCTGGTGGAACTATTCCTTCTATCGTTTAGGTGGACTAGAAATGACGGATGAAGACCGCTGGGCCAAGAGTGAAGCTATTCGTTCCACTCCTGGAAATATTAAATTGACCAGTTTCCCTGACCGTCGTGACCGGCAAAAATTTAGAGCAGCCTATGAAGATCCTGATTCTGGCGTCTTAGGCAGACGTAACAAGGTAGCTAATCCAGTCTTTGCTGACAAGGTGACCTATACCGGTCAAGACCAAGTCAACCGTGACGTGAAACTCTTGACCCAAGCCTTAGACAAATATGATATTAAACAAGGTTTCATGGCTGCCATTTCTCCAGGGGCAGCGGCGCGTTTGGAAGACCGCTACTACCACGATGAAGAAGCGCTCTTAAATGATGTCGCCGATGCCTTACATGAAGAATACAAGGCTATCACGGATGCGGGCTTAATTGTCCAATTAGATGCTCCAGACCTAGCGGAAGCTTGGGACCAAATTAACCCAGAACCAAGTTTGAAGGACTTCCAAGCTTGGTTGCAAAAACGTGTCGATGCAGCTAATCGGGCCTTAGAAGGTATTGACCCTAGCTTGGTCCGCTTACATATCTGCTGGGGGTCTTGGCATGGACCCCATACCACCGATATTCCATTCGAAGATATTGTTGACCAATGCTTACAAATCAAGGCGGGCTCCTTCTCCTTTGAAGCCTCAAGCCCTCGTCATGGTCATGAATGGCGCGTCTGGGAAAAAGCAGGCCGCTTGAAAGCCGGACAAAAGCTTGTCCCAGGTTTTGTTTCCCACTCCACCAATGCGGTCGAACACCCACAATTAATTGCTGACCGGATTGAACGTTTTGCCAAATTAGTGGGTCCAGAAAATGTCATTGCATCAACTGATTGTGGTTTGGGTGGTCGCTTACATGAGCAAATTGCCTGGGCTAAACTGGAATCTTTAGTTGAAGGGGCAGCCATTGCTTCTAAGCGCCTCTTTGGCTAATCAACGAGGATAAATGAGGAATAAGACTTTTCCAAAAGCTGTGACTTTGTTCGCAGCTTTTTTGTTTACCAATCTTTTCAGTGACAATTTTTTAAATTGTTTTTATGGATTGATAAAATTATGAGAAGTAAATTTTTAATGATAAAATAAGCGTAAAGAGTGGGGAAACTGTTTTTGGGATCAGGCTAGTCTCTGGTCGTTTGTGTGCTCTTGAAGCATTGAAAGGATGGTAAACCATGCGGATAGGCAAGGTCTTAAAGCGAATTGACCGTGATGAACGCTACGTGGTGGAGAAAGATACCGGTTTAGTTCACGGCAATGTCAATGGTTATACTTTATTAGTCGATATGATGCATTTAGGTCAAGAATATGATATTGTTTTTCATCTAAGCAAAGAGGGCCAGATGCCTGACCGGCAAGAACTCCTCTCCAATATGCCTAAGCATAAAAATTTGAAAAATGTCCAGGTTGAAGGCAATAAGGTTACCTATAAGGCGCGAACGGCTTTTTTAGTTCAATCCACTGTAGATAGCTTATTTGAAATGGTGGATTTAATTACTCAAGTCCTTAAAGACTTATCCTACCAAGACGCCTCCTAGCCTTGTAGAATGACATGATTAAGAGAAGTAAAAAAGCCATGTTGGATTTTTCAACATGGCTTTTTGCCTATCTAGCCTTTTTTAAAGGGCGCTAGTTTTGCTTGACGTAGAGGGATTCACCGATGGCATTGAGCCGGTCTTCCCATTCCGCTTCACTTAATTCATGTTCTTGGACGTAGAGATTACGTGGGTGGCGGCGACATTCAGCGGAACAACCCCGTAAGTATTTATCTTCATTTTCCTTAGAAGAGAAGAATTGCTTATTGCATTCGGGGTTGGCACAGTTAACATAGCGGTCACAAGCTTGGCCGTCATAGTGGTCTTTGGAGATGATGGTGGGGTTGACGTGGTTAATTGGAACTGAAATCCGTTCGTCGAAGACATACATCTTGCCTTCCCACAAATCGCCTTGTACTTTAGGATCTTTGCCATAGGTATCGATACCACCTTCGAGTTGGCCGACCTTATCGCCGATACCTTCTCGTAGCATCCAACCGGAGAATTTTTCGCAGCGAACGCCACCGGTACAGTAGACGGCGACTTTTTTATCCATAAATTTTTCCTTGTTGTCTCTGACCCATTGGGGAAGTTCGCGGAAACTACGGATATCGGGGCGGATGGCGCCTTTGAAGTGGCCAAGGTCATATTCGTAATCGTTCCGGGTATCCAAGACCACCGTATCCTCATCTAAGAGGGCTTCGTGGAATTCTTCTGGTTTCAAATAGTCACCGGTGATATCCAATGGACTCAAGTCGTCATCCAAACTCAAAGACACGATTTCGTTACGAGACCGCACAAACATCTTCTTATGGGCGTAGTCATCGGCTTCGTCAATTTTGAACCAGACGTCTTCAAAACCGGGAATGGAATGTAAGTGGTCCATATATTGGTCAGTTTGTTCCACTGTTCCTGACACCGTTCCGTTGATGCCTTCTTCACTGACCAGAATGCGGCCCCTTAAGCCAATCCGTTTACAGAAGACCAGGTGTTTCTTGGCGAATTGGTCGGGATCCTCAATATCTTGATACTTGTAATATAGTAATACGCGATAGTCTTTACTCACGTAAAATCTCCTCCTTTGTAGTTGCAGGCTACAAATACTCTTATATTCACTATACTACCCAGGAGCGGGAATTACCAATTTGCTGGCTAGGTAAGGGACTTTCTGCTTTTGTTGGTTACTGTATATAGAGTTAAGACATCGCTTGGAGATTGAACTCAAAAAAGGCTGCGACACTTGTCACAGCCTGATTTTCTGTTTAATTAATAAACGTTATTAAAGTAAGCATCGATGGCATTAGCGGTTGCTTGAACTAATTTGTCTTGGTAATTTGAATTTCTCAAACGACTTAATTCTTGAGAGTTATCACCAAAGCCATATTCAATCAATACTGCAGGAATATCGGTTTCACGTAAGACTGCAAAGGTATTGGATTGAACGCCACGGTTAACGGCACCAGTAGAGCCAATCAATTGATTTTGAATTTGTTTAGCTAAGTAGGCACTATTGGTAAGCCGTTGGGCGTTGTTGTGGTAAGGGTTAATTTGAGATGGATAATTCTTAAAGTATTGGTAGTAGTAGGTTTCAATCCCTTGGGCTGTGCCACGGTTAGCTGCGCCCATGGCATTGTGGTGCATGGAGACAAAGATGTCAGCATTAGACCCGTTAGCGATTTGGCTACGTTGGAGTAAGCCAGTATCACTGGTTCCTGGACGCGCTGAGAGTACGCGGTAACCGCGGCTTTGTAGGACCCGAGTTAATTTATCAGCTAAGTTCTTGTTCAAAGTTCCTTCGTTCACGCCG
Protein-coding sequences here:
- a CDS encoding ABC transporter permease: MNRRLIWQLAKRNLKVSKMIILPFLLVNVLLFALQYVMISLIGNQFVLERNPYFSTVMAFAAGISFFLALAFILYANNFIQKRRSQEFALYSVLGMEKRHMKSLLARESLLQLGFILPLSLVGGHLIGTFAFMAVNKVMRQSGMTLMDYPFKWEVALITILEVLLVHGLIYLLNRVRIQKNNPLELMQSGQAGEKEPKGNVFVAILGLALVGIGYYISLTTTNIMQVIYQLLLAIVLVVLGTYCLYHSLSIIVLKGQMKRKSYYYQPKHFLSLSGMLYRMKANAWSLASIAVLSTGVMLVLGLTVSTQRGIESLIDRYQARDYKIELRGSVVEESLDQQLQRLETAVDEFSHLAPLEEVNYQLSFGQLALSQVKENSLFLQAFTSNNQVTEGLVFFGESLDGYNQNYSSQESLASDQVLMATSQDQLDKVDQIKLGDKTYQVKHMPKDRLPVVAGLDALMVVFPSQEDLTQAYQATNTSQEIGYMKSPISYNVTFDAKGNKEDIDKHLDDYEGKGIEITSKTVFRKLFYQLNGGFISIGAIVSLVLLIGCFLMLYYKQLSEGQEDRKNYRIMRQVGLPKSLIKSTIRQQIFWVFVLPLLTAVVHIAFAYPILRQGLGLIAIKDRTLILSSFFAVIVCFSLVYYLMYILTSKAYYRMVTADQ
- a CDS encoding CPBP family intramembrane glutamic endopeptidase: MTDEYRKEEKGWGQRFLDILKWLALRVWGTLPFGLMFVVNSRSHMFSWPVVAELTLLVLIFAYLTYRFLYKFYYKRAQGKDNFDRVGWKDIGISFLYYLGFRVMVVGLTMANQALYGSELSANDQLLFSGDPNLVSPISNIAFFLMMGFVVPFLEELVFRGIFQNLFFKAESFWWPLVLSSLIFGLNHMSNNIIESLMYILLGVALYLAYRRRKNIKDAILLHMMNNGIAAIMLLGSYLYQVFG
- a CDS encoding alpha-hydroxy-acid oxidizing protein, translated to MADYVAGTEVKDLKIVNLYDVEDEAREIIPEAGYGYIRSGAGDEFTLRRNVTCFNSKGILPRVIGDVEHPDTSTTFLGKDYSAPFFYAPIAALGIAHEEKEIGMAKAFNEFGTAFSISSYAGSSWDEMAPSYEGYEDRPRYFQLYMSKNHGFNEAMLNEAKDFGCQAIILTADSTVEGNRELNKRNHFTYPFGMPIVERYLAGSGEGMALKDVYASSKQKISPKDIEYIKSICDLPVMLKGVQTPEDALKGIGAGADVIYVSNHGGRQLDGAPGSFETLEAIAQAVQGEVPIVFDSGIRRGEHVFKALAAGADVVGIGRPALYGLALGGHKGVLSVLNYLKDDLTRIMQLTGCQTIEDIKNARLTDLPAYNEAELRHHGY
- a CDS encoding class II fructose-bisphosphate aldolase, whose amino-acid sequence is MAFLVNGNEILKDARRNHYAVGAYNTNNLEWTRALVSGAKETRTPLLIQVSTGAAKYMGGYKLVRDLVLNVMDSMDIDVPVILNLDHGDFESAKECIELGYSSVMFDGHKLPVEENLAKTKEIVRLAHERGIAVEAEIGKIGENQGGGELASVEDAIRFAEAGVDRLACGIGNIHGVYPEGWEGLNFDRLKEISEAVDVPLVLHGGSGIPQDQVKKAISLGIAKININTEFQLAFQKATREYIEAGHDQDRSNKGFDPRKLLRPGTDAITESMKEMISWMGTRPIDDRDSKFVFDEASLNEE
- a CDS encoding nitroreductase family protein — protein: MTQFKDLAAKRRSIYHIGKNTDHSSQEIVDALKAVLKDVPTAFNSQTSRVVIAFGDKHQALWDEIYQVQEGVLEGDMWEQMSGVIQGAKEGLGTILFFEDLNEVENMPANPERSIAYKENNSANHQYAAWLTLAELDLGATLQHFNIGYEQGFDKSIRQMFDLPDSYAMLAQMPFGSVETPAGDKDYIDQDEKVRVYE
- a CDS encoding cobalamin-independent methionine synthase II family protein — its product is MTNKILTTHVGSLPRTEALLEANKRRTAGTIAEDEFNQIIAESVDQVVKKQKEIGIDQVNDGEYGHVTSGAVDYGAWWNYSFYRLGGLEMTDEDRWAKSEAIRSTPGNIKLTSFPDRRDRQKFRAAYEDPDSGVLGRRNKVANPVFADKVTYTGQDQVNRDVKLLTQALDKYDIKQGFMAAISPGAAARLEDRYYHDEEALLNDVADALHEEYKAITDAGLIVQLDAPDLAEAWDQINPEPSLKDFQAWLQKRVDAANRALEGIDPSLVRLHICWGSWHGPHTTDIPFEDIVDQCLQIKAGSFSFEASSPRHGHEWRVWEKAGRLKAGQKLVPGFVSHSTNAVEHPQLIADRIERFAKLVGPENVIASTDCGLGGRLHEQIAWAKLESLVEGAAIASKRLFG
- the trhO gene encoding oxygen-dependent tRNA uridine(34) hydroxylase TrhO, encoding MSKDYRVLLYYKYQDIEDPDQFAKKHLVFCKRIGLRGRILVSEEGINGTVSGTVEQTDQYMDHLHSIPGFEDVWFKIDEADDYAHKKMFVRSRNEIVSLSLDDDLSPLDITGDYLKPEEFHEALLDEDTVVLDTRNDYEYDLGHFKGAIRPDIRSFRELPQWVRDNKEKFMDKKVAVYCTGGVRCEKFSGWMLREGIGDKVGQLEGGIDTYGKDPKVQGDLWEGKMYVFDERISVPINHVNPTIISKDHYDGQACDRYVNCANPECNKQFFSSKENEDKYLRGCSAECRRHPRNLYVQEHELSEAEWEDRLNAIGESLYVKQN